A genomic window from Sulfurimonas paralvinellae includes:
- a CDS encoding PDC sensor domain-containing protein: MVAHDIQLYAEGRTKARAYFCYLFSKNIPNRLPSITREMIIPRLLKIKAELEHCEGVYLLDEKGVQVSPTFEPEKQVDDDIGKIRADRAYYYRAVREERCTLTDPYPSLITGDLTVTASAPIFNEKGELKYVACIDVPLAEAIKIAHPTTMDHLFSEFFKVAYGAFAFALIAVAVLLFFKGIQSFFVYEITPDKFKIKDMFEATILLTLSLAIFDLSKTLIEEEILGRHKEHNISGPHKTMVRFLGSIIIALSIEALMLVFKFAIIDPNKLIYAMYIVIGVAFLLISLAVYIKFTKLKIDE, encoded by the coding sequence ATGGTTGCACACGATATACAACTCTATGCTGAAGGCAGAACGAAAGCAAGAGCTTATTTTTGCTACCTGTTTTCTAAAAATATACCAAACAGGCTGCCGTCGATTACACGTGAGATGATAATCCCCCGTCTGCTCAAGATAAAAGCAGAACTTGAGCATTGTGAAGGTGTTTATCTTCTTGATGAAAAAGGTGTGCAGGTCAGTCCTACCTTTGAACCCGAAAAACAGGTCGATGACGATATTGGTAAAATCAGAGCCGATCGAGCTTATTATTACCGTGCAGTAAGAGAAGAACGATGTACGCTGACTGATCCGTATCCTTCCTTGATAACCGGAGATCTGACAGTAACAGCATCAGCACCGATTTTCAATGAAAAAGGTGAGTTGAAGTATGTTGCCTGCATTGATGTGCCACTTGCAGAGGCCATAAAAATTGCACATCCAACGACAATGGATCATCTTTTCAGTGAATTTTTTAAAGTCGCATATGGTGCCTTTGCTTTTGCTCTCATTGCCGTTGCTGTTTTACTCTTTTTTAAAGGAATTCAGAGCTTTTTTGTTTATGAGATCACACCGGATAAATTTAAAATAAAAGATATGTTCGAAGCGACGATTCTTCTTACACTATCACTGGCCATTTTTGATCTCTCTAAAACGCTTATCGAAGAGGAGATATTGGGACGGCATAAAGAACACAATATCTCAGGCCCGCATAAGACGATGGTTCGATTTTTGGGTTCTATTATTATTGCACTCTCCATTGAGGCGTTGATGCTGGTTTTCAAGTTTGCCATAATAGATCCGAATAAGTTGATATATGCGATGTATATTGTCATCGGTGTGGCATTTTTACTGATAAGTTTGGCTGTATATATAAAATTTACAAAATTAAAGATTGATGAATAA